The Pseudarthrobacter sp. NS4 genome includes a window with the following:
- a CDS encoding ABC transporter permease: protein MAITLPPTLTQQAPHGPPAQNRLTESRGAGRVARAVTAAALAVWFVLPLVPLALWVFADRWSYPAPLPQEWGTGNTESAVAQGAVPAFVRSLGLGLLVSAVATPLGVMAARSLAFHRTRWSPLISGLLFAPLALPAFVAVFGLNVVLIRLQVPSYAAVILVLTAYALPYTAYVMRLAYGGHDIGFEEEARTLGAGPVQVFLRVHLPLIAPALARAAFLAFLVGWSDYLVTLLIGGGSLVTVPLLVASAASGTGNDGVVAVLSVVALAPPLALLLLLGLKGRRRGGSS, encoded by the coding sequence ATGGCGATAACCCTGCCGCCAACACTGACCCAGCAGGCACCGCATGGCCCCCCGGCGCAGAACAGGCTGACCGAGTCCCGTGGCGCCGGACGAGTGGCACGGGCAGTAACAGCCGCGGCCCTGGCCGTCTGGTTTGTGCTGCCGTTGGTCCCGCTTGCCCTGTGGGTTTTCGCGGACCGCTGGTCCTACCCAGCCCCGCTGCCCCAGGAATGGGGGACCGGTAATACCGAATCTGCAGTTGCCCAAGGCGCTGTGCCGGCGTTCGTCCGTTCCCTGGGCCTGGGACTCCTGGTCAGCGCGGTTGCCACCCCGCTTGGTGTAATGGCTGCCCGGAGCCTGGCGTTCCACCGCACACGCTGGTCCCCGTTGATCAGCGGCCTCCTTTTCGCCCCGCTGGCCCTGCCGGCCTTTGTCGCCGTGTTCGGGCTGAACGTTGTGCTGATCCGGTTGCAGGTCCCTTCCTACGCTGCGGTCATCCTGGTCCTGACGGCCTACGCCCTTCCCTACACGGCCTATGTCATGCGCCTGGCCTACGGCGGGCATGACATCGGTTTCGAAGAAGAAGCCCGCACCCTGGGGGCGGGCCCGGTGCAGGTCTTCCTGCGGGTGCATCTGCCTTTGATCGCACCGGCCCTTGCGCGGGCGGCTTTCCTGGCCTTCCTTGTGGGGTGGAGCGATTACCTGGTCACGCTCCTCATCGGCGGGGGCTCGCTGGTGACAGTGCCGTTGCTGGTGGCTTCCGCCGCTTCCGGCACCGGTAACGACGGCGTTGTTGCCGTGTTGTCCGTGGTGGCGCTGGCGCCCCCGCTGGCACTGCTGCTTTTGCTGGGCCTGAAAGGACGACGGCGGGGAGGCAGTTCATGA
- a CDS encoding ABC transporter permease, which yields MWIRVPGVLLAMPAVLVVSFVVLGGSATVAVQSLGLMPLVGRRELSTAAYTVNAGDLLHGAAISLALAGTSTLLACLIGLTVALVIMQGRWCGKLVAAMGTLSIPVPHIVGAASVGLLIGDSGLLARISGAADNWPELVGGPWWAAVVFEYAWKESAFVGLVVAATLATRSVSYEETAALLGAGRVRRLRHVLLPLSLPSLIISGTIAFIYSFGSYEVAWLLGRPYPEPLPVMALRLYNSVTLTSRPEAAAVAAVTAAVSLCAAALALLFLRKVPLWR from the coding sequence ATGTGGATCCGTGTCCCCGGCGTTCTCCTGGCCATGCCGGCAGTGCTGGTGGTCTCGTTCGTTGTCCTGGGCGGATCGGCGACGGTCGCCGTCCAGAGCCTGGGGCTGATGCCCCTGGTGGGCCGGCGTGAACTTTCCACGGCGGCGTATACAGTCAACGCCGGCGACTTACTGCACGGCGCAGCCATCTCGCTGGCCCTCGCGGGAACCTCGACACTGCTGGCCTGCCTGATTGGCCTGACCGTGGCCCTGGTCATCATGCAGGGCAGATGGTGCGGGAAGCTTGTGGCGGCAATGGGCACGCTGTCCATCCCGGTGCCTCATATTGTGGGGGCAGCGTCGGTCGGGCTGCTCATCGGAGATTCCGGCCTGCTGGCCAGGATTTCCGGGGCAGCGGATAACTGGCCCGAGCTGGTCGGCGGTCCCTGGTGGGCGGCCGTCGTCTTCGAGTATGCATGGAAGGAATCCGCCTTCGTGGGACTGGTGGTGGCAGCAACCCTGGCCACCCGGTCCGTCAGTTATGAGGAAACCGCTGCCCTGCTGGGTGCCGGACGGGTCCGCCGGTTGCGCCACGTACTGCTGCCCCTGAGCCTGCCCTCGCTGATTATCTCGGGGACGATCGCCTTCATCTACAGCTTCGGCTCGTATGAGGTTGCCTGGTTGCTGGGCCGGCCCTACCCTGAGCCGTTACCCGTCATGGCCCTGCGTCTTTACAACTCGGTGACGCTCACCTCCCGGCCGGAGGCTGCCGCCGTCGCTGCCGTCACCGCAGCTGTATCGCTGTGCGCTGCGGCGCTTGCCCTGTTATTCCTACGGAAGGTGCCGCTATGGCGATAA
- a CDS encoding ABC transporter substrate-binding protein yields MKPAHRRRNVNLLAAVVGTMFLGSCAGGPAAAPQAEPWQDISSEARGQTVKLWMYGGDEQGNAYVDDHLIPAAADEGVTLERVPVADTKDALNRVLTEVQSGTTDGDVDLVWVNGNNFGTGKEAGAWACGWTSVLPNMALTDPADPLLSEDFGTPVEGCEAPWSKAQFTIAYNSGTVAEPPSTLAGLLDWAKAHPGRFTYPAPPDFTGSVFTREVLYSVSGGYGEVPLAFDQEAFDRLTPALLKELEDLEPALWRNGSTYPKSSSELDALYAGGQVDFTMTYGPAALTKLVADGTYPAGTKVLTLDEGTVGNASFLAIPSTSGQKSGAKVVANLALSAEQQAKKADPRIWGQYPVLSPAALSPTENALFAEVPSSPVVPGYEELSRNANPELGAGWVTALDEAWRRQILAGS; encoded by the coding sequence GTGAAACCAGCCCACCGCCGTCGTAATGTAAACCTCCTGGCGGCTGTCGTCGGGACGATGTTCCTGGGCAGCTGCGCCGGCGGCCCCGCAGCGGCACCGCAAGCGGAGCCCTGGCAGGACATCAGCTCCGAGGCCCGGGGACAGACGGTCAAGCTGTGGATGTACGGCGGGGATGAACAGGGCAACGCCTACGTCGATGACCACCTCATCCCGGCCGCAGCAGATGAGGGGGTCACGCTGGAACGCGTGCCCGTCGCCGACACCAAGGATGCCCTGAACCGGGTCCTGACGGAGGTCCAGTCCGGCACCACCGACGGCGATGTGGACCTGGTCTGGGTTAACGGCAACAACTTCGGCACCGGCAAGGAGGCCGGTGCGTGGGCCTGCGGCTGGACCTCGGTGCTGCCCAACATGGCTCTTACCGACCCCGCAGATCCGCTGCTTTCAGAAGACTTCGGAACCCCCGTGGAGGGCTGTGAAGCTCCATGGAGCAAGGCCCAGTTCACCATCGCCTACAACTCCGGCACCGTCGCTGAGCCCCCGTCGACACTGGCGGGTCTGCTGGACTGGGCCAAGGCACACCCGGGCCGTTTTACGTATCCGGCGCCGCCGGACTTCACCGGCTCCGTCTTCACCCGCGAAGTGCTCTACAGCGTCTCCGGCGGGTACGGCGAGGTGCCGCTGGCCTTTGACCAGGAAGCCTTTGACCGGCTCACCCCGGCACTGCTGAAAGAACTCGAGGACCTGGAACCGGCGCTGTGGCGGAACGGGTCAACCTACCCGAAATCCTCCAGTGAACTTGATGCCCTGTACGCCGGCGGGCAGGTGGACTTCACCATGACCTATGGTCCTGCGGCACTCACAAAGCTGGTCGCCGACGGCACGTACCCCGCCGGGACGAAGGTTTTGACCCTGGACGAGGGGACGGTGGGCAACGCCAGCTTCCTGGCCATCCCCTCAACGTCGGGCCAGAAGTCAGGAGCGAAGGTGGTGGCGAACCTCGCGCTCTCGGCCGAGCAGCAGGCGAAGAAAGCCGACCCGCGGATCTGGGGACAGTACCCGGTCCTGAGCCCGGCCGCACTCAGCCCAACAGAAAACGCCCTCTTCGCAGAGGTCCCTTCCTCACCGGTGGTCCCGGGCTATGAGGAGCTGTCCAGGAACGCGAACCCTGAGCTCGGAGCCGGCTGGGTTACCGCCCTGGATGAGGCCTGGCGGAGGCAGATTCTTGCCGGGAGCTGA
- a CDS encoding class I SAM-dependent methyltransferase, with amino-acid sequence MPDKYTTFAPFYDALSGEYPVYRAGRILGIEALGPQPGQQVLDLGCGTGLNFPLLQECVGPAGTIIGIDRSAQMLEQARRRVEAAGWRNVILVRADAVLMDPAAVRADIAQQGGAPASDAALATYALSLMPEWRKAWANIAALLRGQGRAAVVDMQEPEGWGRVFTPLARAACALGGADIQAHPWRAVEEDCTDVVRSSARSGHVQVRAGALRT; translated from the coding sequence ATCCCTGACAAGTACACAACATTCGCGCCGTTTTACGATGCACTTTCCGGCGAATACCCGGTCTACCGTGCCGGAAGGATCCTGGGCATCGAGGCACTGGGTCCCCAGCCGGGACAGCAGGTCCTGGACCTGGGATGCGGTACAGGGCTCAATTTCCCGCTGCTCCAGGAATGCGTGGGTCCCGCAGGAACAATCATAGGAATCGACCGCAGTGCCCAGATGCTGGAGCAGGCCCGGCGCCGGGTGGAAGCTGCCGGCTGGCGCAATGTGATCCTCGTCCGGGCCGACGCCGTCCTGATGGACCCGGCAGCAGTCCGTGCCGACATCGCACAGCAGGGTGGCGCACCGGCGTCGGACGCGGCCCTGGCGACCTACGCACTCTCGCTGATGCCGGAGTGGAGGAAAGCGTGGGCGAACATCGCCGCGCTGCTCCGCGGGCAGGGCAGGGCGGCCGTGGTGGACATGCAGGAGCCCGAGGGATGGGGGAGGGTGTTCACCCCGCTGGCGCGCGCCGCCTGTGCCCTCGGCGGTGCCGACATCCAAGCCCACCCGTGGCGTGCCGTTGAGGAGGACTGCACGGACGTGGTTCGCAGCTCGGCCCGGTCAGGACACGTGCAAGTGCGGGCCGGTGCACTCCGAACGTGA
- a CDS encoding dihydrolipoyl dehydrogenase family protein, translated as MAPSDGIIDFLVLGGGTAGIVGAKTAAGFGATTVLVEQERTGGDCLWTGCVPSKTLLSAAAQAKTLRKQTGQEPDFQAVRGRIATAIRTIEPEDSSEALEKAGVQVLPGRIIFTGPGTAELDGRPLRFRQALIATGGQPADPGIPGLDPARTVTSETVWDLEELPPRLAILGGGPIACELGQAFARIGSDVTMVVRSAILAKELPEAVDIVRESLKADGVTILENTTVTTAANYDGGVRLQLADGTAVDASTVLVAVGRTPRTINLGLEKVDVRTDGRGHVITDERMRTSNPLIWAAGDVTAQPQFTHLAGVHASVAASNAVLGLRRRISTAVPRVTYTSPEIAAVTSTGSGDGQAGTPRTIWHSHLDRAITADRTEGFTRLLVGRRGRITGGTIVGPRAGESLAELSLAVHKKLTTSDIAGTTHAYPTYSDGVWNAAVLDVRERLASPLTGTAIKALARIRRVVIDGRRINSKPGTPPESGARH; from the coding sequence ATGGCACCCAGCGACGGAATCATTGACTTCCTGGTCCTCGGTGGCGGAACGGCAGGGATTGTCGGAGCGAAGACCGCTGCCGGCTTCGGGGCCACCACAGTCCTCGTGGAGCAGGAGCGCACCGGCGGGGACTGCCTGTGGACCGGTTGTGTTCCCTCCAAAACGCTTCTTTCGGCGGCCGCGCAGGCAAAAACCCTGAGGAAGCAGACCGGCCAGGAGCCCGACTTCCAGGCAGTCCGCGGACGCATCGCCACCGCCATCCGTACCATTGAGCCGGAGGACAGCTCCGAGGCGCTGGAAAAGGCCGGGGTCCAAGTGCTCCCTGGACGGATCATTTTCACCGGACCAGGCACGGCCGAGCTGGACGGCCGCCCCCTCCGGTTCCGCCAGGCCCTTATCGCAACAGGGGGGCAACCCGCTGACCCCGGCATACCGGGGTTGGACCCTGCCCGCACAGTGACCTCCGAAACCGTGTGGGACCTGGAGGAACTGCCGCCCCGGCTTGCCATTCTTGGCGGCGGACCCATCGCTTGTGAGCTGGGCCAGGCGTTCGCCCGGATTGGCTCGGACGTCACCATGGTGGTCCGCTCCGCCATCCTGGCCAAGGAACTGCCCGAAGCCGTGGACATCGTGAGGGAAAGCCTGAAGGCCGACGGCGTGACAATCCTGGAGAACACCACCGTTACCACCGCAGCAAACTACGACGGCGGCGTGCGGCTGCAGCTCGCGGACGGGACTGCTGTGGATGCTTCCACAGTGTTGGTAGCTGTTGGGCGCACCCCACGGACCATCAATCTTGGGCTGGAGAAGGTGGATGTGCGGACCGATGGGCGGGGGCACGTGATCACGGATGAGCGCATGCGCACCTCCAATCCCCTCATCTGGGCGGCGGGGGACGTCACCGCCCAGCCGCAGTTCACGCACCTGGCAGGAGTCCACGCCAGCGTCGCAGCGTCCAACGCGGTGCTGGGCCTGCGCCGGAGGATCAGCACCGCGGTCCCCCGCGTCACCTACACCTCACCGGAAATCGCTGCCGTGACCAGCACAGGATCGGGCGACGGCCAGGCCGGAACGCCCCGGACCATCTGGCACTCGCACCTCGACCGGGCCATCACCGCGGACAGGACCGAAGGCTTCACCCGCCTGCTCGTAGGCCGGCGCGGCCGGATCACCGGAGGCACCATCGTGGGCCCCCGGGCCGGAGAATCCCTCGCTGAGCTGTCCCTGGCAGTGCACAAAAAGCTCACCACATCCGACATCGCCGGCACCACCCACGCCTACCCCACCTACTCCGACGGCGTCTGGAACGCAGCAGTGCTCGATGTCCGCGAACGCCTGGCGTCCCCGCTCACCGGCACGGCCATCAAGGCCCTGGCCCGGATCCGTCGGGTGGTCATCGACGGCCGCCGGATCAACTCAAAGCCCGGTACCCCACCAGAATCCGGTGCACGGCACTGA
- a CDS encoding CDP-alcohol phosphatidyltransferase family protein: MFDAALRTRTAPVLDRMASALDRPWVTPDRLTGLNLVLGLASAGLAAGQWWLPALAAWLLCRLADGLDGPLARLRRRQSGEEDPGQGGFWDISADFVVYGATVVGVGVGATAAFDAPWLPFMLVLFAYYINGAVFLAFSSIAEKTGRRLDDGRSLSFLGGLAEGTETVVVHSLWLIFPNAAWGIAVVWALVVGISAVHRILVGYRALS; encoded by the coding sequence GTGTTTGACGCTGCACTGAGGACACGGACCGCGCCCGTGCTGGACCGGATGGCGTCGGCGCTGGACCGTCCCTGGGTTACCCCTGACCGGCTGACCGGGCTGAACCTGGTCCTTGGCCTGGCCAGCGCCGGGCTGGCCGCGGGGCAGTGGTGGCTTCCGGCCCTGGCCGCCTGGCTTCTGTGCCGGTTGGCCGACGGTCTGGACGGCCCGCTGGCCCGCCTCCGACGCCGTCAGTCAGGGGAGGAAGATCCCGGCCAGGGCGGGTTCTGGGACATCAGCGCGGACTTCGTCGTTTACGGCGCCACGGTTGTCGGCGTCGGCGTGGGCGCCACGGCGGCTTTCGACGCGCCGTGGCTGCCGTTCATGCTTGTCCTTTTCGCCTACTACATCAACGGCGCGGTGTTCCTGGCGTTTTCCTCGATCGCGGAGAAGACCGGCCGCCGGCTTGACGATGGCCGGTCGCTGTCGTTCCTGGGCGGCCTGGCAGAGGGGACGGAAACCGTGGTGGTGCACAGCCTGTGGCTGATCTTCCCAAACGCCGCCTGGGGTATCGCCGTCGTCTGGGCCCTGGTGGTGGGGATCAGTGCCGTGCACCGGATTCTGGTGGGGTACCGGGCTTTGAGTTGA
- a CDS encoding TVP38/TMEM64 family protein, which translates to MTEPKKGRRAVIRFAGLLVFIATAAVAVLLLPLPAIDQLQGYFTNTRWGPLVFVLGYAALTLSPVPKNVLSIGAGVVFGFAGGVGVVVAAALLGAAAAFWLGRWLGREAVEKFTGARVEKLDEVLRRRGFAAVVGVRLVPVLPFTAINYLAGLTSVGWWPYFSGTAAGILPGTVSYVTLGAFGMQLGWQVQAAAAALGLLTIAGLIVAVRRRSEGAGSV; encoded by the coding sequence ATGACAGAGCCGAAGAAGGGCCGCCGCGCAGTGATCCGCTTTGCGGGTTTGCTGGTCTTTATCGCCACCGCAGCGGTCGCGGTTCTGCTGTTGCCGCTGCCGGCCATTGATCAGTTGCAGGGCTATTTCACGAACACCCGTTGGGGGCCGCTGGTTTTTGTCCTCGGGTACGCAGCACTGACCCTTTCGCCGGTGCCCAAGAACGTCCTGTCCATCGGCGCCGGAGTGGTTTTCGGTTTCGCAGGGGGAGTAGGAGTGGTTGTGGCGGCAGCGTTGCTGGGCGCGGCAGCCGCTTTCTGGCTGGGCCGCTGGCTCGGCCGGGAAGCCGTGGAGAAGTTCACGGGAGCGCGGGTGGAAAAACTCGATGAGGTGCTGCGGCGGCGGGGGTTCGCGGCGGTGGTGGGTGTGCGGCTTGTGCCGGTGCTTCCATTTACCGCCATCAATTACCTTGCCGGTCTCACCTCTGTTGGCTGGTGGCCTTATTTCTCGGGCACGGCGGCGGGTATCCTGCCCGGCACTGTCAGTTATGTGACGCTCGGTGCCTTTGGCATGCAGCTCGGCTGGCAGGTCCAGGCTGCTGCTGCGGCACTGGGCCTGCTGACTATTGCCGGGCTGATCGTGGCTGTGCGGAGGCGCAGTGAGGGGGCAGGAAGTGTTTGA
- a CDS encoding glycoside hydrolase family 15 protein: MTSKPIADYGLLSDCRTAALVSTAGSVDWLCLPRFDSPSVFGRLLGEQAGFWSITPVAAFTSTRRYLGPTMVLETSFRTGEGAVTLTDALVLGDGNRGHELGAGAPGALLRQVSCREGTVELDVVFVPRPEYGLIRPAVREGSDGLLVRGGAAVLFLSASVPFSMEGDVARARVVMRAGDVLGFALEHASSWEAAPSSWGQEEILRRLADTREGWSSWSVMHQSYTGPWQDLVRLSGRILQALTFFPTGAIVAAPTTSLPEVIGGQRNWDYRYTWVRDASMTLQALWVAACPDEAEKFFRFLATAGSGQLGQGRELQIMYGVGGERDLSERELPHLAGWRSSLPVRVGNGAWRQSQLDVYGELLDAAATLPEYLAEMDTETRGFLADAADAAAARWQSPDQGIWEVRGEPRHYLYSKLMCWVAVDRAISLADLLDAQDRVPRWRDVRDQIAAAIRSRGWSDTANAYTQALGSDELDASALMLSIVGFLPGDDPRMVATIEAIENHLSDGRGLVYRYGGEDGLPGEEGTFLLCTFWLAHALALAGSVQRAREVFEGAAGFATELGLLSEEVAAGSGELLGNFPQAFSHIGLVNAAWAISQAEEKVRGSGDPVPGRERPSP; encoded by the coding sequence ATGACCAGTAAACCCATTGCAGATTACGGGCTGCTCTCTGACTGCCGGACAGCTGCGTTGGTAAGCACTGCCGGATCGGTCGACTGGCTGTGCCTCCCGCGGTTTGACAGCCCTTCCGTTTTCGGGCGTCTTTTGGGCGAGCAGGCGGGGTTCTGGTCGATCACACCCGTGGCTGCCTTCACCTCCACCCGGCGCTATCTGGGTCCCACGATGGTTCTTGAGACGTCTTTTCGCACAGGCGAGGGAGCGGTTACCTTAACTGATGCCTTGGTGCTCGGCGACGGGAACAGGGGCCATGAGCTTGGCGCGGGAGCCCCGGGGGCTCTTCTTCGGCAGGTTTCCTGCAGGGAAGGGACGGTCGAGCTTGATGTGGTCTTTGTTCCGCGGCCGGAATACGGGCTGATCCGGCCTGCCGTACGCGAGGGATCAGATGGGCTCCTGGTGAGAGGAGGCGCCGCCGTCCTGTTCTTATCGGCATCGGTTCCCTTCAGCATGGAGGGTGATGTTGCCCGGGCCCGTGTTGTGATGCGTGCAGGTGACGTCCTTGGATTCGCCCTGGAACATGCCAGCAGCTGGGAGGCTGCGCCTTCATCCTGGGGCCAGGAGGAAATCCTCCGACGTCTGGCCGATACCCGGGAGGGCTGGTCCAGCTGGTCCGTAATGCACCAGAGCTACACCGGTCCTTGGCAGGACTTGGTCAGGCTGAGCGGCCGGATCCTGCAGGCGCTGACGTTCTTTCCCACCGGAGCAATTGTGGCCGCCCCCACCACATCTCTGCCCGAGGTGATCGGTGGCCAGCGCAACTGGGACTATCGCTATACGTGGGTACGGGACGCAAGCATGACCCTGCAGGCGCTGTGGGTTGCTGCATGCCCGGATGAGGCCGAAAAGTTTTTCCGCTTCCTGGCAACGGCCGGCTCGGGCCAGCTCGGCCAAGGGCGAGAGCTGCAAATTATGTATGGGGTGGGGGGTGAACGTGACCTCTCAGAACGTGAACTGCCCCATCTGGCGGGTTGGCGTTCCAGCCTGCCGGTCCGGGTAGGTAACGGGGCATGGCGGCAAAGCCAGCTCGACGTGTACGGGGAACTTCTGGACGCTGCAGCGACGTTGCCGGAATACTTGGCTGAAATGGACACGGAAACCCGCGGGTTCCTGGCAGATGCCGCCGACGCGGCGGCTGCCCGGTGGCAGTCCCCGGACCAGGGGATCTGGGAAGTCCGCGGAGAGCCGCGCCATTACCTGTATTCAAAGCTGATGTGCTGGGTGGCGGTGGACCGGGCCATCAGCCTCGCCGACCTCCTGGACGCCCAGGACAGGGTTCCCCGCTGGCGGGACGTGCGGGACCAGATTGCCGCCGCAATACGGAGCCGGGGTTGGAGCGACACGGCGAACGCTTACACGCAGGCGTTGGGCTCCGATGAGCTGGATGCTTCAGCGCTGATGCTTTCCATCGTTGGTTTCCTGCCGGGGGATGACCCGCGGATGGTGGCCACCATTGAGGCCATCGAGAATCATTTAAGTGATGGACGGGGCCTGGTGTACAGGTATGGCGGCGAGGACGGTTTGCCTGGGGAGGAAGGGACCTTCCTGTTGTGTACGTTCTGGCTTGCCCACGCCCTTGCCCTTGCAGGTTCCGTTCAGCGGGCGCGGGAAGTTTTTGAAGGCGCTGCCGGTTTTGCGACTGAGCTGGGCCTGCTTTCTGAAGAGGTAGCGGCCGGCAGCGGGGAACTGCTGGGGAACTTCCCGCAGGCTTTCAGCCATATCGGGCTGGTTAACGCCGCCTGGGCGATCAGCCAGGCCGAGGAGAAAGTCCGCGGTTCCGGGGACCCGGTCCCTGGCCGGGAAAGGCCTAGTCCATGA
- a CDS encoding cysteine hydrolase yields MQFDSSTTALVLTDPQNGFLSPDGVTWELVGKSVEENQTVDHIEQLLGGAKSGGYEVFVSPHYYFPHDHRWEFGGTLEKKMHDIGMFDRTGPLDLASFNDSGADWLDRFKPYLEDGRTVVCSPHKVYGPEQNDLVLQLRKRGISKVIPAGMSANLCVESHLRELLEQGFEVAVVADATAAAQHPDLGHGYAAALVNFNYIAGAVLSTKETLQELAV; encoded by the coding sequence ATGCAGTTTGATAGTTCTACTACGGCTCTTGTTTTGACTGATCCGCAGAATGGTTTTCTTAGTCCCGACGGTGTGACCTGGGAACTGGTGGGCAAGAGCGTCGAAGAGAATCAGACCGTGGATCACATTGAGCAGTTGCTCGGTGGGGCCAAGTCCGGCGGTTATGAGGTTTTTGTTTCCCCGCATTATTACTTCCCGCATGACCACCGGTGGGAGTTTGGTGGGACTTTGGAGAAGAAGATGCATGACATCGGCATGTTCGACCGTACGGGGCCTTTGGACCTGGCAAGCTTCAACGATTCTGGGGCGGACTGGCTGGACCGGTTCAAGCCCTACCTTGAAGATGGCAGGACAGTGGTCTGCAGCCCGCACAAGGTTTACGGGCCGGAGCAGAACGACCTGGTCCTTCAGCTGCGCAAGCGGGGGATCAGCAAGGTCATTCCCGCGGGGATGTCTGCCAATCTTTGCGTGGAGAGCCACCTGCGGGAGTTGCTGGAGCAGGGGTTCGAGGTTGCTGTCGTTGCCGACGCTACGGCCGCCGCACAACACCCCGACCTGGGCCACGGGTATGCAGCCGCTCTGGTTAATTTCAACTACATCGCAGGGGCTGTCCTGTCGACGAAGGAGACTCTTCAAGAGTTGGCAGTCTGA
- a CDS encoding MFS transporter, whose amino-acid sequence MPATTRNAPDRTLRFGFVFIGLLLIAVNLRVSFVSVGPVLANISDDLGLSSAAAGFLTGLPLIAFAVFSPLAPGFASRLGLDRALWMSLLILASGIVLRSLPLPGFIWAGTALIGLAIAFLNVLVPSLVKRDFPLRVSQVTGSYTATQAAFAAIGAAVVVPVAQTSPAGWRLALGIWVGLALVAMAVLLPWLRRHGTGTVDAPKPEVSYRSPWVSALGWQVTIFMGLQSIAFYVLMAWLPTIEQSRGVSATTAGIHLSVFLLISVFASLAAGGILHRGSDQRLVSFASGAVMFVTFLGLALAPELMLLWVLLGAIGCGSLIVIALSLFSLRTVNYPQAASLSGMAQSVGYGLGAAGPVLFGGLRDVSGDWTLPLLVTAGIMAVLTVTGVLAGRNRVIGDKTSL is encoded by the coding sequence ATGCCCGCTACCACCAGGAACGCGCCGGACCGCACACTCAGGTTCGGCTTCGTCTTCATCGGCCTCCTGCTGATCGCAGTTAACCTTCGGGTGTCCTTTGTCAGTGTGGGGCCGGTACTTGCAAACATCAGCGACGACCTTGGCCTGTCCAGTGCCGCAGCAGGGTTCCTCACAGGCCTTCCACTCATTGCTTTCGCAGTCTTCTCACCCCTGGCGCCCGGCTTCGCTTCCCGCCTGGGCCTGGACCGGGCACTTTGGATGTCCCTGCTGATCCTCGCATCGGGAATCGTGCTTCGCTCCTTACCTCTGCCCGGCTTCATCTGGGCGGGCACAGCGTTGATTGGCCTGGCCATAGCGTTTCTTAATGTCTTGGTCCCCTCCCTCGTAAAGCGGGACTTTCCATTGAGGGTCAGCCAGGTCACCGGAAGCTACACCGCCACACAGGCGGCCTTCGCAGCGATCGGCGCCGCCGTCGTCGTTCCCGTGGCGCAAACGTCCCCGGCGGGATGGCGGCTTGCCCTGGGCATCTGGGTGGGACTGGCCCTCGTAGCCATGGCGGTGCTCCTGCCGTGGCTGCGCCGGCACGGGACAGGCACCGTGGACGCCCCCAAGCCGGAGGTTTCCTACCGGTCGCCTTGGGTGTCAGCCTTGGGCTGGCAGGTGACGATATTCATGGGACTGCAGTCAATCGCCTTCTACGTGCTGATGGCATGGCTGCCCACCATCGAACAAAGCCGCGGGGTTTCAGCCACTACTGCCGGCATCCATCTGTCCGTTTTCCTGCTCATCAGCGTCTTCGCCAGCCTTGCCGCGGGGGGAATCCTTCACCGGGGTTCGGACCAACGGCTCGTATCCTTCGCGAGCGGCGCGGTCATGTTCGTGACGTTCCTCGGGCTGGCGCTTGCACCGGAGCTCATGTTGCTGTGGGTCCTTCTTGGCGCGATCGGCTGCGGGAGCCTCATTGTCATCGCCCTGTCGCTGTTCAGCCTCCGGACCGTGAACTACCCCCAGGCAGCGTCCCTGTCCGGCATGGCGCAGTCCGTCGGCTACGGTCTAGGTGCTGCGGGGCCGGTGTTGTTCGGTGGTCTTCGTGACGTAAGCGGAGACTGGACGCTTCCGCTGCTCGTCACAGCAGGCATCATGGCGGTTCTCACCGTAACGGGCGTGCTTGCCGGGCGTAACCGGGTGATCGGCGATAAAACTTCCCTATGA
- a CDS encoding histone-like nucleoid-structuring protein Lsr2 has translation MVTRTVIELIDDLDGSQASETIRFGLDGTDYEIDLTEQNAGSLRSALARYVEAGRKGSSSVRRQVTTIAPAVDTKAIRHWAADNGVAVNPRGRIKEDVVQQYLASLS, from the coding sequence ATGGTTACACGCACCGTAATTGAACTCATTGATGACCTTGACGGATCCCAGGCATCCGAAACCATCCGCTTTGGGCTTGACGGCACCGACTACGAGATTGACTTGACCGAGCAGAACGCCGGCTCCTTGCGCAGTGCGCTGGCGCGCTACGTCGAGGCAGGACGGAAGGGCAGCAGTTCTGTGCGCCGCCAGGTCACCACGATCGCCCCGGCAGTAGACACCAAGGCAATCCGGCACTGGGCTGCCGACAACGGCGTCGCCGTCAACCCGCGCGGACGGATCAAAGAGGACGTCGTGCAGCAGTACTTGGCGTCGCTGAGCTGA